The following nucleotide sequence is from Ensifer adhaerens.
CTTGGCTGCATAGTCCCGCCAATTCGGGGGCAGGATGGCGAGATCGGCGATTTCGGACAGGGCATCGCAGTTGAGCGTATCGACATAGAGATAGTGCCACAGCCGGGCGATCGTCCATTCGGGATAGCGCCGCTCGACGAGTTGCATCCGCTCACCGGGCGAAACCAAGCCGGTTTCGATGACCCGGTAGTACCATCCCGTTCGGCCGGTCTGCTGGACGCGGCGGGCCATATCCGGCAGATCGAAACGGCGGTTCAGCTTCCAGCAGGGTTGCCGGCCCTGGCTCACCTCCAGAAGGGCTTTACCAAGGCGAAACCGGTCGCCGACCGCGACATCTCTTTCCGTCAATCCCAAGGCCGAGATGTTCTCGCCGAAGGCGCCCGGCTGCTCCAGCCTGGTTACGCTTCCGAGATCCTTGACCCAAGCCTCGTAGTGGTCGCGCGGGTAATGATGCACGGCCTTATCCGGGCCACCGTGCCTCTTCAGATCGCCCTGATGGTCGCCGGCAAAGCCGGTTGTGCCGAGATGTACCGGCCCGAGAGCCTGGTGTTTGTCGATACCGCTTAAGGTTCCGCGGTCGTCGATCGGCGTGAGGGTGCCGATGAGCAGGGCGTCGAGCGCAATCGGGGCCTGTTCAACCATCGATGTTCTCCAGCCATTCGCCGATCATCGACGCGGCCGCCGCCTCCAGGCGAGGCCCGTAACGTCGGGCGTCGGCGCGTAGGCCCGGCACGCTGAGCCCGGCGGTCGCCAGTTCGCAGGCGTGACCGACAAGCCAGCGTTCAAAGGCCGCGCCGGCTTGGGCCTCCGGGTGAAACTGAAGGGCGAGCACTGTATTGCCGCGCGCGAAGCCTTGCTGCGCGATCAGCGATGTCGAGGCCAGCAGGTCAGTGCTGGCCGGCAGGTCGTAGGTGTCACCGTGCCAATGCAGGACGGAGACGTCGGCGAGATGGCGGAGAGCCGAGGCCTCGCCTGCGGCGCTAAGGCTCAGCGGCGAAAACCCGATCTCCTTCAGGCCGGAAGGGTAGACGCGGGCACCGAGCGCGCGGGCGATCAGCTGGGCGCCGAGGCAGATTCCGAGCGTCGGCCGGTTGCCGGCAAGACGTGCCTGAAGCATGGCGATTTCCCCGGCGATGAAGGGATAGGCCTCGTCTTCATAGACACCGATCGGACCGCCGAGCACGATGACGAGATCGGGCTCCAACGGATCGAAAGAGAGGTAATTTTCGTCGCCGACATCGCGGTACTCGATTTCAAATCCCGCCGCCCGCAGCGGTCCGGCAAAGCTGCCGAGATCTTCGAAATGCACATGTCTGAGGGCGAGTGCCATTCTGGTCGTCATCGTCTGTTCTCCCATGCTCAGAGGTTCTATCCGGCACGCGCGTCGGGCACGCATCCTTCGCTCGTGCACCCGGCTGAAGTGGCGGTGGCCCCGCTGAAATCGGGGATCGGGGCGGAAAGGAGTGTCGCAAGACGCACGCCGATGACCATGTCGTCTTCGATGCCGAAGCGGTGGTGTTCGACATGACCGTCGCGTCCGATGATGATTGCCGTCGGCGTGCCTCGCATGCCGTAGCGCTCCATCGTTTTCGGTATCGGTCCCTGCTCGGAAGGCTGGTCGACGGCGATCGGGAAGGTCAGGCGATACTCATGAATGAAAGCCTTCAGCGCCTCGGGTGTCATGACCGCGTGATGCTCGAACACCGAATGCAGGCCGAGGACCTGAAGATCGGTATCCCGAAAAATGCTCTGGACGCGCTGCATCTGCGGCAGTCCGTGCGAAACGCAGGCCGGGCACAGCATCTGAAACGCATGAAGGAAAACGACCCGGCCGCGAAGCCGCGCAAGGCTCGGACGTTCCTGTGTGTTGAACCAGGTCGAAACGGCCAGTTCCGGAGCCGCGGTCCTGTGATTGCTGTTCATTGTCCTCATCTCCAAGACGGCCGGGCGAACGCTCGTCGCCCGGCCTTTGCGACATGTGCGGATCAGGCGGCTTCGCGAACGAGCTTCACGCCGGGGAAGTCGACCGGAACGGCAAGCGCGACGTTGATGTAGTTGGTGAAAAGGTTGAGCGCGACATGCGCGATGATCTCGACGACGTCCTCGTCATCGAATCCGGCGTCGCGCAAGGTGCGTACATCCACGTCGGATACCTGTCCGCGCGCCT
It contains:
- a CDS encoding MOSC domain-containing protein, which translates into the protein MVEQAPIALDALLIGTLTPIDDRGTLSGIDKHQALGPVHLGTTGFAGDHQGDLKRHGGPDKAVHHYPRDHYEAWVKDLGSVTRLEQPGAFGENISALGLTERDVAVGDRFRLGKALLEVSQGRQPCWKLNRRFDLPDMARRVQQTGRTGWYYRVIETGLVSPGERMQLVERRYPEWTIARLWHYLYVDTLNCDALSEIADLAILPPNWRDYAAKRLQTRAVEDWSRRLDGEAPASTPGGAVEGRDQSLPNG
- a CDS encoding glutamine amidotransferase translates to MTTRMALALRHVHFEDLGSFAGPLRAAGFEIEYRDVGDENYLSFDPLEPDLVIVLGGPIGVYEDEAYPFIAGEIAMLQARLAGNRPTLGICLGAQLIARALGARVYPSGLKEIGFSPLSLSAAGEASALRHLADVSVLHWHGDTYDLPASTDLLASTSLIAQQGFARGNTVLALQFHPEAQAGAAFERWLVGHACELATAGLSVPGLRADARRYGPRLEAAAASMIGEWLENIDG
- a CDS encoding peroxiredoxin family protein, which codes for MNSNHRTAAPELAVSTWFNTQERPSLARLRGRVVFLHAFQMLCPACVSHGLPQMQRVQSIFRDTDLQVLGLHSVFEHHAVMTPEALKAFIHEYRLTFPIAVDQPSEQGPIPKTMERYGMRGTPTAIIIGRDGHVEHHRFGIEDDMVIGVRLATLLSAPIPDFSGATATSAGCTSEGCVPDARAG